GAAGAAGGATATAAACAAGGAATGAAAAAGTTGGTGGCAGTGGTACAGgaggaaaggcaaagaaaacGCAACCAGAGACTACCCAGACAAGGACGACCTTGGCTGGGCAGAAACCAGTATGCAATCTGCAAAAGAACTGGTCACTGGAAAGATCAATGCCCAGAACGGAGACGAGGTGACCAACAAGGGGCTGCACACGTACAGAACAACTGAGGAGGACCAAGGGATTCTGCCCCAGTGGATCCACTGGTTATAACAATGAGGctggaggaagaagggaaaagggtGGAATTTTTGGTTAATACAGGGGCCAcatattcagttttaaataaagctttagTACCTGTGGAAAATGATAATGTTGTAGTGCAGGCGGCAAATGGCCAGTCTGAAAAGgcatatttttgcaaacctttGAGGTATAAATTGGGAAAACAATGGGGTATTCATAATTTTTGTACATGCCTAATTCGCCAAAGGCACTTTTAGACAGAGATTTATTGGAGCAGTTACAAGCAACCATTACATTCAAAAATTGAGAGGTTACTCTGGAGGTGAATGATCAAAAGTACATAGAGGTATTATGTTTAACCTTAACAGCTGTTGAAATTGAGGAGGAAATTGATGAAGAGATACTAAGTCAAGTATTTCCTGGGATATAGGCCTCTGATGTACCAGGTAGGGTGAAAAATGCCTCCCCCATGGTAATTAAGCTCAAGGAAGGGACACAACCAGTGAGAATTAGGCAGTACCCCCTAAAGACAGAAGACAGGGAAGGAATCAGCCCAATAATTGAAAATTTTCTGCAGTTAAGGTTACTGAAAGCATGCCAATCTGATTTCAAATACTTCCATTTTACCTGTTTGGAAATCTAATGGGTCATACTGGATAGTACAGGATTTGAGGGCTGTCAATAAAGTAACAGAAGATTTGTATCCGGTGGTAGCCAATTCATATACTTTATTAACTTGTCTAACACCTGAGCTAACCTGGTTTACTGTTTTAGACCTAAAAGATGCCTTCTTCAGCCTCCCTAGCCACAAAGCCAGCCAGAAAATTTTTGCATTCGAATGGGAAAGCCCTAAAAGTGGGCGCAAAACCCAGCTCACATGATCCGTGTTGCGTCAAGGATTCAGAAATTCCCCCACTCTGTTAAGGGAGCTACTTGCAAAAGATCTGGAGTCCTGTGAAGCTCCACAGGAAGAAGGGAGGCTGGTGCAGTACGTGGATGATCTTCTAGTAGCCACTTGGATGAGGGAAGCATGTGTGGCCTGGACCATAAGCCTTTTGAATTTCCTAGTACTCCAAGGATACAGAGTATCAAATAAAAAGGCACAGGTAGTGAAACAGAAAGTAATCTACCTGGAGTATGAGGTGAGTGCTGGGCAACAGACTTTAGGGCAGGTTCGCAAGGAAGCCATATcctaaaccccaaaacctcagacAATAAACGTACTCTGAACCTTCTTAGGCATGGCAGGGTGGTGCCAGCTGTGGGTTTAGAATTATAGACTGCTTGTCAAACCCCTCTATGCTCTTATTGCCAATGGAAACACAGATCTCCAGTGGACAAAGGAAGCCACACGGGCCTTTCACCAGCTAAAGAGTGCCCTCATGTCAGCTCCAGCTTTGGGACTTCCATATGTAAGTAAACCATTCTTTCTATCTTCCCATGAAAGACAGGGAATTGCCCTGAGAATACAAGCTCAGGACTTGGGTCCATACCAGAGGGCAGTTGCTTACTTCTCCAAGCAACTAGATGCAACAGCCAAAGGATGGCCAGGTTGCCTCAGAGCTGTAGCAGCAGTCATGCTGAATATTCAAGAGGCACGCAAGTTTACCCTGGGACAAAAAATGACTGTGCTAGTGTCCCACACAGTACTGGAAGTAAAGGGTGATGGCAGAGCAAAGGGAATTGTATAGGATGAGGGAAGCCTTACTGTTTCTATCAGCCAGCTCCAAAGTATGAGCAGTATTAGTAGCTACAGCAGTCAGGTTCTTCATCTGCTAATTACCCCTCTTTTGAGGAGTGAGATTGCATGATACAGGATCCTGGATACAGTAGCAAGAGGGGTAATTTCCCTGTTCAATTCTAAATTGGCATAATTTGATTTCAGGACTTGCTATATTGTCACGTTTCCAAGACAGCAGGTCTTCCGATACAAGGATGGTAGGTCTTCCTATACGTTGATACTTCAGCACAATGAGCTTTTCTGCTACTTcccaaataaagagaaaaaggaaaaggaagaagttcTGTATTCTTGCTTCTCATTACTCACTGTCACTGCTGAACACACTGGTACCACAAGTGAGACTTAACATGTCTGCTtttggtaaatatttttatttttatttatcttgCAGAATTTCCTCAGAAGATGGCATTAGCAAAAAATAAGGAAGGTAATTATATTTACATCATAATTTAAGATTCCTCTACCACAATAAggaatgtattttcttcttttgttagCTCAGAACAATACATAATTTATCTTCTAACAAAAACAGCAATGTCAGTTTAAAATGAGTTCTTAGGCCAAATCTTCTTCTGTCTTCATCAAAGAATTTGAGGACAGTTGTGGTCACTGAAGATGGTAGCTGCAATCTCTTCTCCgcaaaataaatacatcatttctcttttctctgtaaaaagAGTGACTCAGCAAAGATTCAAGCATGGCATTAATTAGCCACGACGGGGAGCTCTTATCATGTATTTTGAGAACAAGCTAAATGCTTTGTACTAATGCctttttacttttctaaaaGTAGGGGGAAAATTGCTCTGAAACAGAACTCTTCAAGCATTGTCTGTGGAGGAGCTACCAGAGGATAGGGCAGATGCCCTAATTGCAAATCAAACAAGGGAGCAAGTTATTCCTGAAGGGACAGACTTTTAACAGAACTTTAAATTCCTGATAGCCCAGACTTCCAAATTAGGCAATGCTAAAGTATTGGGAGTCTCTTAAGTGGAATGCTGTTGGTCTGTTGAGGAAACTGATGTTCTTAACAAGGATATCTCACTTAAACACTCAGAGTAGAGCTTGTGAAGACTTAGTCTACCCTTCCCCTTTGTACACTGCAGACTCACCTGGATGGGGCCCATTGTGGGCAGCCAAAGCTCCACAAATTCAGACTTAAGCACACTTTTTCAGAGGTCAGGtcctctttttctgctttttctccttcatctCTCCTTCCACTCAGGACTTCCTGAATGGGTGTGCATTTAGCAACTTGCAGAAATGCAATATTTGCACATACATTTTGAAATAGACTAAAATCAAATCACCTGTCTTTACAGAATGGTATTTGGCATATTTTCATATGAGATTATGGTGTTCTTTTCCTGTTCTCTactgtgttttctcttcttaatgtgttacaaaaaaacccatgatTACACTGTGGAAGCTACTAAGGTTGATTTTCCATATATGCTGCAGACTTTGGCACTACTTCCTTTAAGGGCTGACCCTAATTCCCTGCTTTTAATGACAAACCAGAACACGTCCTGTAAAATTCAGCCCATGGCTATCATCAGCATTATTGTACATGTACTGTAGTTTCCACTAATGTAGTCTTGAATATTGAGTCCTTAGAGAAAGATGTGGCATTTAGCAGTACAGTACTGATTTGTGTGGTTAGGATTATATTGCCTTCATGAACTCTCTCTTCAAAAGTGGCTATAAAAGTTAGCCATGAGCTCAGCTAATTTAGACTTAATTTCATTTGCAAGAACCATTTTAATATAAGACTAGTCTAAATTAAAGACATCTGTTTTTAAGAATCATTCATAATCCTGTAGCCTACTTTGCATACTCTTATTTTTACATGCCTTCCTTTTCCATTTAATATCTGTTTAATAATCTCTTTGTGTTATTTCACAGTATTGTGCAATGTTTGATGAGAGAATTTTTTCTGTAGCTCCTGTTGTCTGTGAGCTCCTAGGAGATGGAACAGATAAACCTGGTGCAGCCTTGCTGCTCCCTGTCTAGGCACCTGCCTCACCTCTGTTTCCAGCTGAAAGCACAGCACGTGCCTTGCACATATTTCtcaaatttatttctctgtgtgtgcttaGCTTTCTGAATCTGTGCACATCAACAGGTGCTGCCTTTGCGTAGTGAGAGAGGTGAAGCACCTGAACTGTGGATTGCATTCACGGGCAGAGAATGAAATTTATAATGAAGAATCAAAATTGAGCCATTCAGGAACGCTGAAAACAGTTGATTTGGTTGCTTTATTCAAGAATATTTTAGTGATTTAATTTTGCATgctgaaatgttttttctctgttcatgAAGTATTATAAAAATTGAAATGCAGTATATTGCCAATTAATTGTTAGAAAAACACTCATTAGGAgctattatattattttttataaattcaaCATGTGCATCAATAGCCTTGAATAATCATCTTGTTCTAGCAATGAATTTGAACATGTACCTATCTAAAATAGGTGTTATAGGATTAACTTCTTTGCAAGTTGATAACCTACTTCTAAAATGTTAGGAATTTCAAAGTAattgttatatatatatatatatatatatatatatatatatatatatatatatatattttaatgacAGCTGGCTGCACACCATTTTAGTCTCAATATGTTGTGAATTTTCATAGCTAAGCAAGGCCTTTATATGTTACACCTGCTAGGATTTTCTTATGTGGTGGTTAAGTAGACTTTTCTCAGCAAGTCAGTTCAGGCAAGAATCATATTTcaaaaaatctgtttgcaaGAATCTGACCATTCCTCCATTATTGTTACCATGATTTTATGCAtattatttcaagaaaaaactGAATATGGTGAGGAGTTGACTTTTGGGGATTGTCATATGgctgggtgttttttttccctgccaaagGATGTGATATCATGCTGTGATATTCAGTCAAATTATGCAATATTCATTTGTTAACTTTTCCTTGGTTGATATTGTAGTTACTGATTGCAAACTCAGAACTGGGACTGAAATGATGTAGGATAGCTGCTCTGTCTCCCTGTTTCCAGTATCCTTTTATAAGGATAAACTCCCCTAGACAAACTGCGCTGCTAGATgttttttctgttctattttagaactgcttcctttttcttctatttGAGCATTGCTTTGTGTTAACATTGAGGGAAACATAAATAACAAGGATGTGCACTTAGGTGCAAGTGATCCAGCTGAGGTTCAGGTCTTCTTTAAAACTGGAATAAAAACTAATTTTCACCTTTGAACGTCAATGTTTTGGAACTTTAAAGGACTCATTAGTTGACATTTTCAAGATGGAGTTTAGTGGCTACTTGAACAAAGCGATAAATACTCATACAATGTTCcagtttaaatataaataattaaatatagaacaaaattaattaaataattactgtaattaaataatatattataatacaATATATTTAGTCAATATAGTTATAATTATATTTActaattaatataataattacTGTGTTTAATAGTTTATTAGTATAATTATTAAATTGAATATTATTACAATTAAATATAGaacaaaacagcacaaaaaagcAATAGTTATTTTATAGTTGGCCTTTAGCCCAAAGTCACAGATTTATTTAGTAAAATTCCTCCAGATCTGCTGCTGTCTCGGGATGCATTTtagttttttcttcccccatccTGTTCATCATTTAGCATTGTTTCTAGGACAGCCAGACTTCTGCTTCCACGCCCAAGAGCCCGGGGTCTGCCGAGGGTACTTTACCAGGTACTTCTACAACAAAGAGACAAAATTGTGTGAGGCATTCAAGTATGGTGGGTGCCTAGGAAACCAGAACAACTTCAGGAGTTTGGAGGAGTGCCAGAATACCTGCCAAGACAACTGTGAGTTGGTGTTTTTAATCACACTTAGTTTTACTCTCAGATAAAAAACTGTGTGTTTTGAGGGTGTTTTGCATGGAAAAAAGGCAATTTAGGGTGCCCTGAGGTGGCAGTAatttataaatgaaatttacagtaattatacatatttttaaataaaagtaccAAAATGTAAAGTATGGAGTAAAAAAATTGGTAGGTACTATTTAAGGAATGTTACATGACTCCAACATTTTTACTTTTCCCATGGCAGCTTGGCAGCTAACCAAAAATCTGccatttgtttggctttttaataaatttggctttataataaatttggctttataataatttttttggcttttattaaaaaaaataccataaaaCAGTTCTGTATGTTTTTAACCCATTGATCTGCATATACTCCTTTCAAACCAAGTCTTGTAATGACAAGAGGTGCCCATTTAGGAATTTTTCACTCGCTGTGTATTGCTAGCTTCCCACTAAAGATTCCTGGAACACCTGTGTACCCCTTAGGAATGACTTGGCTGTGCAGCTTGGGCTACCAAAGCCACTCAGTCTGACCAGCTGACCACAAGCCAGTCATTTGCTTCCTTGTCCTGCTCATTCCAATGAATTGTTCTACATCAGGATATACAGTAACCTTCAGAGCTCCTCTCCCTTCACCAGTGCCTCATTTTATTCATAATGTGAATACATTTTCTCATCAAGAGCCTCCAGACCTTTTTATCTTGCTTGTCTCTAGTAGGCCTTTTTCCAGCACAGTTTCATAAGCTGTCATTTTGGCAAGGGGAACTCGAGCTTTTTCACACTTTGAGTAGGAAAGACCACTATGcttctttttaaagattttttttttaaagtataaatGTAGAGTCATGTGCAgtttccctgcttttgctgaAGCATTTCTTCCTGGGCTGTGATTCCACTTTTACCTTCTGGACTAAAAGCTGCAGAATATTCTTTTTCATTACTTTAGTCTAAAATAACGCATTCATGTAAATTTGCATGATCACCCAAGAAGAGAGAGTTGCCATGGTCTAAATagattaaagctttttttttttttttttgagacattGAATCATTGATACcgatttttgtttgttttttcataacagtttttgctttttttttaatttaacaaatTTACTGCCAGTTGTTACAGCAGAAGAGCATCCCAGCACTGTGAACAGCAGTTCCCCAGCAGAAGCACCCAGCCAGTCTCCTGGGATTTTTGGTAAGaatttgcttttgctgtttatAATCAAGCCTTTGATGCTCCTTGGTTGGTCCACTGATTTTTCCCATGTATTTGAAGACATGGATGTCACTGGAAATACCTGAGCACAGGGAGTCATTAACATTAAAAGTAGCTTCAGAGCCACTATCTGGCCAGCAATACTTATTTTGCAAAAGGCTTACAAATGCAAAGGTTAGAATGTCTGCTGGCAATATAAAAATAACCTTACCAAACTGTGTACAATCTAAATTTTACATCAGTAAaattaaggaggaaaaaaaaaacctattgcAAAGTTGTTTCAGCAGCCTGAGTTTCCTGAGCCTTCGGGCCCTAGAGATGTTGCTTAGCAACTGGCATCAGCAGTGGGTTTGAGTAGGGCCAGCAGGTACCAATCACAGCTGATTTCCAGAGCTTGGATGTGTCTACATATCCCACCCTTGGCTGTTTCACACCAACTGTCTccgtttttttcttttagttaatTCATTGCCAGCTGCTCCAAATGAGAAGTCCAACACCCTGAACAGCAGTTCCCCAAAGGAGGAGCCCAACCAGTTCCCTATTTTTTTTGGTAAGAATTAGCTTTTGCTGTTCTTAGCTCTCAGTCTTGTATATGGATTGCATTTCCATTTCAACCTATTTTCTGACATACCTGAGACTAAAGAATGGGGTTTGATCTTTGCCAGAGGATTTGATAAGCAGAGAAAGTCAAAGCAAAAGAATATGTCACAACTTAGGGGTCTTTCATAAATACCAGCAAGTGGAAGACTGACCACTCTCTTAAAAAAGTGTGCACTTCCTAAAGGCCTGATTAATACAAAGAGCAAAAGCAGTGCTGCATAATTCTTTCAGtctaaattaatatttttgtgaGGACCTAATAGggaatttatttaaattcctTTCATCCGTTAAAAAAGAACAACATTTGGATTTTAGAACATAGCATAgtataatatatttaataccaaaatgtttgtattttcaCTGTGACCATATTAAACTCACTTTTGGGTTGAGTATAATCACAGGGAgtaggaattaattttaaatgctttaattaatttaattaatttaaatttaattaatttaaaatgtctctCCAAGGTGTTTTTGCACTATGTACTATAATGCAGATGGGAGTCTGGACCTTTACTGAGGAGGGATAAGTTTTGACAGTATCAGCAGCTGGACACTGTCCACTGTAGGTGGCTGCTGCTTGCTCACACTGTACAGGGTGATTGAATTTGAAGCGTGTCGTTTTTATGATCCACAGTTGTGCAAGAGG
Above is a genomic segment from Haemorhous mexicanus isolate bHaeMex1 chromosome 8, bHaeMex1.pri, whole genome shotgun sequence containing:
- the LOC132330749 gene encoding tissue factor pathway inhibitor-like isoform X1 — its product is MALAKNKEGQPDFCFHAQEPGVCRGYFTRYFYNKETKLCEAFKYGGCLGNQNNFRSLEECQNTCQDNFVTAEEHPSTVNSSSPAEAPSQSPGIFVNSLPAAPNEKSNTLNSSSPKEEPNQFPIFFEPPAILSLCTTPMDRGLCRAKELRFFYNFSTGRCRPFSYSGCGGNENNFISRKSCLRTCKKGFNNKKGERRLIRIKKKRKKQPVKSLGMEIIPEAMQL
- the LOC132330749 gene encoding tissue factor pathway inhibitor-like isoform X2; this translates as MALAKNKEALFLGQPDFCFHAQEPGVCRGYFTRYFYNKETKLCEAFKYGGCLGNQNNFRSLEECQNTCQDNFVTAEEHPSTVNSSSPAEAPSQSPGIFVNSLPAAPNEKSNTLNSSSPKEEPNQFPIFFEPPAILSLCTTPMDRGLCRAKELRFFYNFSTGRCRPFSYSGCGGNENNFISRKSCLRTCKKGMGSDTAPGYGSEDSIIKKVKED